A part of Aegilops tauschii subsp. strangulata cultivar AL8/78 chromosome 2, Aet v6.0, whole genome shotgun sequence genomic DNA contains:
- the LOC109747546 gene encoding transcription factor bHLH62 isoform X2, which yields MANEHFFPGEYFSSGLAAPFLGASYVQPPRSGFEAAAAMAFGLPWAADQHLPVDSSATTAHFDSALSSLVSSPASATAGGGLGFAHGCEDDVAIGDLIGRLGSICNGASANNSCYSTPISSPPRGAPQAFRGYGAIAALETGRLSRVSSSKSLVGNTSGVAATAPLDQSAQLEMNPETDSQPATAMQDPHTKKGAAGSARKRKAAPAKGKAKASLPAVQPSCSMAAINTSPPKRPRVADGGDEENAGAVEEEEKAEPAKDYIHVRARRGQATDSHSLAERVRREKIGERMKLLQSLVPSCNKITGKALMLDEIINYVQSLQRQVEFLSMKLSTMNPQLELDEQHIPSKEMNQMAVPGFSYAGSPVAVATGHGHGAELEGTFSWEHDLQSMVQMGGASSSHRQDPQAFYGE from the exons ATGGCGAACGAGCACTTCTTCCCCGGCGAGTACTTTTCCTCCGGCCTCGCGGCGCCGTTCCTTGGCGCATCTTACGTGCAGCCGCCGCGTTCAGGGTTCGAAGCCGCCGCGGCTATGGCCTTCGGGCTGCCGTGGGCAGCCGACCAGCATCTTCCAGTAGACTCCTCAGCCACCACGGCGCACTTTGACTCCGCGCTCAGCTCTCTGGTCTCGTCTCCTGCCAGCGCCACCGCCGGCGGAGGCTTAGGCTTCGCGCACGGCTGCGAGGATGACGTCGCCATCGGCGACCTGATCGGCCGGCTCGGCAGCATCTGCAACGGCGCCAGCGCCAACAACTCCTGCTACAGCACGCCTATCAGCTCCCCTCCACGCGGGGCGCCGCAGGCGTTCCGGGGCTACGGCGCCATCGCCGCGCTGGAGACCGGCAGGCTATCCCGGGTGTCAAGCAGCAAGTCGCTCGTCGGCAACACCTCCGGCGTTGCCGCGACGGCGCCATTGGATCAGAGCGCCCAACTGGAGATGAACCCCGAGACGGACAGCCAGCCCGCAACCGCAATGCAGGACCCGCACACGAAAAAGGGCGCCGCCGGTTCCGCGCGGAAGCGCAAGGCGGCCCCGGCGAAGGGCAAGGCGAAGGCTTCTTTACCCGCAGTACAGCCCAGTTGCTCC ATGGCGGCAATCAATACGAGCCCGCCGAAGCGGCCTAGGGTGGCCGACGGCGGCGACGAGGAAAAcgccggggcggtggaggaggaggagaaggccgAGCCGGCCAAGGACTACATCCATGTGAGGGCGAGGAGGGGGCAGGCAACCGATAGTCACAGCCTCGCCGAGAGG GTGAGGAGGGAGAAGATCGGTGAGAGGATGAAGCTGCTGCAGTCCCTGGTGCCAAGCTGCAACAAG ATCACCGGCAAGGCACTCATGCTCGACGAGATCATCAACTACGTCCAGTCGCTGCAGCGTCAGGTCGAG TTTCTGTCCATGAAATTGTCGACCATGAATCCTCAGTTGGAGCTCGACGAGCAGCACATCCCGTCCAAAGAG ATGAACCAGATGGCAGTGCCCGGCTTCTCCTACGCCGGTTCACCCGTCGCCGTCGCGACCGGCCACGGCCACGGGGCAGAGCTAGAAGGCACCTTCAGCTGGGAGCATGACCTCCAGAGCATGGTGCAGATGGGGGGAGCCAGCAGCAGCCATAGGCAGGACCCCCAAGCTTTCTACGGCGAGTGA
- the LOC109747546 gene encoding transcription factor bHLH62 isoform X1, producing the protein MANEHFFPGEYFSSGLAAPFLGASYVQPPRSGFEAAAAMAFGLPWAADQHLPVDSSATTAHFDSALSSLVSSPASATAGGGLGFAHGCEDDVAIGDLIGRLGSICNGASANNSCYSTPISSPPRGAPQAFRGYGAIAALETGRLSRVSSSKSLVGNTSGVAATAPLDQSAQLEMNPETDSQPATAMQDPHTKKGAAGSARKRKAAPAKGKAKASLPAVQPSCSMAAINTSPPKRPRVADGGDEENAGAVEEEEKAEPAKDYIHVRARRGQATDSHSLAERVRREKIGERMKLLQSLVPSCNKITGKALMLDEIINYVQSLQRQVEFLSMKLSTMNPQLELDEQHIPSKEMNQMAVPGFSYAGSPVAVATGHGHGAELEGTFSWEHDLQSMVQMGGASSSHRQDPQAFYGDGQPATTVNHMKVEP; encoded by the exons ATGGCGAACGAGCACTTCTTCCCCGGCGAGTACTTTTCCTCCGGCCTCGCGGCGCCGTTCCTTGGCGCATCTTACGTGCAGCCGCCGCGTTCAGGGTTCGAAGCCGCCGCGGCTATGGCCTTCGGGCTGCCGTGGGCAGCCGACCAGCATCTTCCAGTAGACTCCTCAGCCACCACGGCGCACTTTGACTCCGCGCTCAGCTCTCTGGTCTCGTCTCCTGCCAGCGCCACCGCCGGCGGAGGCTTAGGCTTCGCGCACGGCTGCGAGGATGACGTCGCCATCGGCGACCTGATCGGCCGGCTCGGCAGCATCTGCAACGGCGCCAGCGCCAACAACTCCTGCTACAGCACGCCTATCAGCTCCCCTCCACGCGGGGCGCCGCAGGCGTTCCGGGGCTACGGCGCCATCGCCGCGCTGGAGACCGGCAGGCTATCCCGGGTGTCAAGCAGCAAGTCGCTCGTCGGCAACACCTCCGGCGTTGCCGCGACGGCGCCATTGGATCAGAGCGCCCAACTGGAGATGAACCCCGAGACGGACAGCCAGCCCGCAACCGCAATGCAGGACCCGCACACGAAAAAGGGCGCCGCCGGTTCCGCGCGGAAGCGCAAGGCGGCCCCGGCGAAGGGCAAGGCGAAGGCTTCTTTACCCGCAGTACAGCCCAGTTGCTCC ATGGCGGCAATCAATACGAGCCCGCCGAAGCGGCCTAGGGTGGCCGACGGCGGCGACGAGGAAAAcgccggggcggtggaggaggaggagaaggccgAGCCGGCCAAGGACTACATCCATGTGAGGGCGAGGAGGGGGCAGGCAACCGATAGTCACAGCCTCGCCGAGAGG GTGAGGAGGGAGAAGATCGGTGAGAGGATGAAGCTGCTGCAGTCCCTGGTGCCAAGCTGCAACAAG ATCACCGGCAAGGCACTCATGCTCGACGAGATCATCAACTACGTCCAGTCGCTGCAGCGTCAGGTCGAG TTTCTGTCCATGAAATTGTCGACCATGAATCCTCAGTTGGAGCTCGACGAGCAGCACATCCCGTCCAAAGAG ATGAACCAGATGGCAGTGCCCGGCTTCTCCTACGCCGGTTCACCCGTCGCCGTCGCGACCGGCCACGGCCACGGGGCAGAGCTAGAAGGCACCTTCAGCTGGGAGCATGACCTCCAGAGCATGGTGCAGATGGGGGGAGCCAGCAGCAGCCATAGGCAGGACCCCCAAGCTTTCTACGGCGA TGGCCAGCCGGCGACTACAGTAAATCACATGAAGGTTGAACCATAA